GCTTTTTCGGAATCGGGCCGTTCAGCGTACGCTTCCCTTCCTTGATTTTCAGCAGTCTTTGTGCCGCGACGGTTTTTCATGTCGGGCAGCGTCACTTTGGTTGGGTTGCCGGCGTCGGGGCAAGTTTGCTTTTCACCTTCTCCACGGAGCAAATCTATTATTCCCACGAGGCAAGAACCTATGCCTTGCTGAGCCTGCTTGTCGCTTTGTCGATCGGTAGCTTTCTACAGATTTTGGACGAGCCACGACGTATTCGGCCCTATTTGCTTTTGGGCATCTGGAATATCCTGTTGATTTATAGCCATTTTCTAGGAATTTGGGTGCTCCTCCTTCAGGCAGTATGCGTGTTGGCGGTTCAAGAGCGCCGCGTTTTAATTCCTCGTTTTCTGGTGCTTTATCTGGCTATTCTCCTTGCTTATGCGCCCAATCTTTATGCCTTGCTGATGCGCCTCCGGTCTGTGGCGGCAACGCCGACGTGGGTGCCCAAACCGCATTGGACCCAGCTTTATGGCCATGTGAACATTTTCTGGAACGGAAAGTGGGCCACGATCGCCTGCATTGTGGTGGTGATCATCGGGTTGGTATTGACTTTTCGCAACGGCGGTAAAGGCCAATTTGCTGGCGACCGAAGGCAATTGCGCAAGGCGCTCATTTTGGGTGCGATGTTTGCCGGCATTTACCTGGGCATCTATATTCAATCCTTGGTATTCACACCGGCTTTCATTCCGCGGTATCTCAGTTGGGTTTCCGTTCCATTTTTCATGGCGGTTGCAGCACTCTTCACCTTGCTATTTGCGGATGTCCGGTGGCGAATGGCCGGATTCGGGTTGATTGTGGCTGCGATGCTCCCGGGTTTCAAGCTGAATCCGGGGAATGACCGGGCTGTGAAGCCGATGGTGGAGTTTGTCAGGCAATCCATGCAACCCGGGACAATTTTGATCATTGCCCCCGACTATTTTGACAAGACCTATCTCTATCATGCCGACCTTCCTCTGTTCCAGGATTATTTGCACTGGCAGGAGAAATTTGCTGCAAAGGGCATTTTTCCAGTCAATGGCTTTTCATCCCTGCCAACCCAGGCCTTGGCCGCGGCGCAGCGGGTCGTGCTCATCGATGCCGATATTCAGTCGGTTTATCCGCAAAATGGGATTCTTGATGGCTTGAAAGCAGATTTTCAAGTGAAACAGGACCAAAATTTCGAAAAGGCGATGCGGGTTTATGTGTTGGAAAGGTAGGGATTCAGGCTGAATTCCTTCGTCGTCACTT
The window above is part of the Bacteroidota bacterium genome. Proteins encoded here:
- a CDS encoding glycosyltransferase family 39 protein, whose product is MKIPQRPWVLALVVFAVNLLLKALFLGAQDIALDEPFTLFWAQRPLGDILELAKNENNPPLHFLIEHIWIRFFGIGPFSVRFPSLIFSSLCAATVFHVGQRHFGWVAGVGASLLFTFSTEQIYYSHEARTYALLSLLVALSIGSFLQILDEPRRIRPYLLLGIWNILLIYSHFLGIWVLLLQAVCVLAVQERRVLIPRFLVLYLAILLAYAPNLYALLMRLRSVAATPTWVPKPHWTQLYGHVNIFWNGKWATIACIVVVIIGLVLTFRNGGKGQFAGDRRQLRKALILGAMFAGIYLGIYIQSLVFTPAFIPRYLSWVSVPFFMAVAALFTLLFADVRWRMAGFGLIVAAMLPGFKLNPGNDRAVKPMVEFVRQSMQPGTILIIAPDYFDKTYLYHADLPLFQDYLHWQEKFAAKGIFPVNGFSSLPTQALAAAQRVVLIDADIQSVYPQNGILDGLKADFQVKQDQNFEKAMRVYVLER